The following proteins are co-located in the Oryzias melastigma strain HK-1 linkage group LG8, ASM292280v2, whole genome shotgun sequence genome:
- the mgrn1b gene encoding E3 ubiquitin-protein ligase MGRN1b isoform X1 yields MGSILSRRIAGVEDIDIQANSAYRFPPKSGNYFASHFFMGGEKFDTPHPEGYLFGENMDLNFLGNRPVQFPYVTPAPHEPVKTLRSLVNIRKDSLRLVRYKDDSDTLVEDGGKPKVQYGVEFTFDADARVAITLFCQAFEEFSNGMPVYTPKDPSLVSETVHYKRGVNQQFSMPSFKIDFSEWKEEDLNFDLDRGVFPMVIQAVVDEGDDCLGHAHVLLAAFERHVDGSFSVKPLKQKQIVDRVSYLLQEIYGIENKNNQETKPSDDENSDNSNECVVCLSDLRDTLILPCRHLCLCNSCADTLRYQANNCPICRLPFRALLQIRAVRKKPGALSPVSFSPVLAQTMDHDEHSSSDSVPPGFEPISLLEALNGLRSVSPAIPSAPLYDEINFSEGLGGDSRPLSSPEHLSDGSLQKGKVSKSPDSTLRSPSSPIQEEDEEKLSEMSDAQPHTLLSSSPAPTDATATEDAAESLSPDDEDRMHSGGDILQDCSSERCVLTKAESDPAGDLSLPGSSESTESLKSQSTNCSSQPLLCPTMSLHMEDEHLNP; encoded by the exons ATGGGGTCTATTCTGAGTCGCAGGATCGCTGGTGTTGAAGACATCGATATTCAAGCTAATTCAGCCTATCGGTTTCCTCCGAAATCTG ggAATTACTTTGCAAGTCACTTCTTCATGGGAGGGGAGAAGTTTGACACACCACATCCAGAGGGATACCTCTTTGGGGAAAACATGGACCTGAATTTTCTTGGAAATAGGCCAGTGCAG TTTCCATATGTGACGCCCGCTCCCCATGAACCAGTGAAAACCCTGAGGAGTTTGGTGAATATTCGGAAGGACTCTCTGCGTTTAGTcag ATACAAAGATGACTCTGACACTTTGGTGGAAGACGGGGGAAAACCAAAGGTTCAATACGGAGTGGAGTTCACCTTTGATGCTGACGCTCGGGTCGCCATCACCCTCTTCTGTCAGGCCTTTGAGGAGTTCTCCAATGGCATGCCTGT GTACACTCCAAAAGATCCATCCCTGGTTTCTGAAACGGTGCATTACAAGCGGGGCGTGAACCAGCAGTTCTCCATGCCATCTTTCAAAATAGATTTCAGCGAGTGGAAAGAGGAAGAT ctgaactttgacctggACAGAGGAGTGTTTCCCATGGTTATCCAGGCGGTGGTTGATGAAGGAGACG ATTGTCTGGGACACGCTCACGTACTTTTGGCAGCCTTTGAAAGG catgttgatggaagtttttctgtcaAGCCACTGAAGCAGAAGCAGATT gtggacCGTGTGAGCTACCTCTTGCAGGAAATCTATGGGATTGAGAACAAGAACAACCAAGAAACCAAG ccatctGATGATGAGAACAGTGACAACAGCAACGAGTGTGTTGTATGTTTGTCGGACTTGCGAGACACACTCATCCTTCCCTGCAGACACCTGTGTCTGTGCAACTCCTGTGCAGACACTCTGCGTTACCAGGCCAACAACTGTCCCATCTGCAGGCTGC cttttaggGCCTTGCTGCAGATCAGAGCTGTgaggaaaaagcctggagctCTTTCTCCGGTGTCTTTCAGTCCTGTTCTGGCTCAAACTATGGACCATGACGAGCACTCG AGCTCAGACTCTGTTCCTCCTGGTTTTGAACCCATCTCTCTATTGGAGGCTCTGAACGGTCTGCGGTCCGTGTCTCCTGCCATCCCTTCTGCTCCGCTGTACGACGAAATCAACTTCTCCGAAGGGCTGGGAGGAGATAGTCGACCGCTTAGCTCCCCAGAACATTTGAGTGACGGAAGTTTGCAGAAAGGCAAAGTCAGCAAGTCACCTGACAG cACCCTTCGATCACCTTCTTCTCCCAtccaggaggaggatgaggagaagCTGTCGGAGATGTCGGACGCTCAGCCGCACACCCTTCTCTccagcagccccgcccccacagaC gCCACGGCAACGGAGGACGCGGCGGAGTCGCTTTCTCCAGACGACG AGGACAGGATGCATTCTGGGGGAGACATCCTGCAGGACTGCAGCAGCGAGCGCTGCGTCTTGACCAAAGCAGAGAGCGACCCGGCGGGCGATCTGTCTCTTCCTG GGTCGTCAG
- the mgrn1b gene encoding E3 ubiquitin-protein ligase MGRN1b isoform X2, whose product MGSILSRRIAGVEDIDIQANSAYRFPPKSGNYFASHFFMGGEKFDTPHPEGYLFGENMDLNFLGNRPVQFPYVTPAPHEPVKTLRSLVNIRKDSLRLVRYKDDSDTLVEDGGKPKVQYGVEFTFDADARVAITLFCQAFEEFSNGMPVYTPKDPSLVSETVHYKRGVNQQFSMPSFKIDFSEWKEEDLNFDLDRGVFPMVIQAVVDEGDDCLGHAHVLLAAFERHVDGSFSVKPLKQKQIVDRVSYLLQEIYGIENKNNQETKPSDDENSDNSNECVVCLSDLRDTLILPCRHLCLCNSCADTLRYQANNCPICRLPFRALLQIRAVRKKPGALSPVSFSPVLAQTMDHDEHSSSDSVPPGFEPISLLEALNGLRSVSPAIPSAPLYDEINFSEGLGGDSRPLSSPEHLSDGSLQKGKVSKSPDSTLRSPSSPIQEEDEEKLSEMSDAQPHTLLSSSPAPTDATATEDAAESLSPDDEDRMHSGGDILQDCSSERCVLTKAESDPAGDLSLPALGPDSCSIGMEE is encoded by the exons ATGGGGTCTATTCTGAGTCGCAGGATCGCTGGTGTTGAAGACATCGATATTCAAGCTAATTCAGCCTATCGGTTTCCTCCGAAATCTG ggAATTACTTTGCAAGTCACTTCTTCATGGGAGGGGAGAAGTTTGACACACCACATCCAGAGGGATACCTCTTTGGGGAAAACATGGACCTGAATTTTCTTGGAAATAGGCCAGTGCAG TTTCCATATGTGACGCCCGCTCCCCATGAACCAGTGAAAACCCTGAGGAGTTTGGTGAATATTCGGAAGGACTCTCTGCGTTTAGTcag ATACAAAGATGACTCTGACACTTTGGTGGAAGACGGGGGAAAACCAAAGGTTCAATACGGAGTGGAGTTCACCTTTGATGCTGACGCTCGGGTCGCCATCACCCTCTTCTGTCAGGCCTTTGAGGAGTTCTCCAATGGCATGCCTGT GTACACTCCAAAAGATCCATCCCTGGTTTCTGAAACGGTGCATTACAAGCGGGGCGTGAACCAGCAGTTCTCCATGCCATCTTTCAAAATAGATTTCAGCGAGTGGAAAGAGGAAGAT ctgaactttgacctggACAGAGGAGTGTTTCCCATGGTTATCCAGGCGGTGGTTGATGAAGGAGACG ATTGTCTGGGACACGCTCACGTACTTTTGGCAGCCTTTGAAAGG catgttgatggaagtttttctgtcaAGCCACTGAAGCAGAAGCAGATT gtggacCGTGTGAGCTACCTCTTGCAGGAAATCTATGGGATTGAGAACAAGAACAACCAAGAAACCAAG ccatctGATGATGAGAACAGTGACAACAGCAACGAGTGTGTTGTATGTTTGTCGGACTTGCGAGACACACTCATCCTTCCCTGCAGACACCTGTGTCTGTGCAACTCCTGTGCAGACACTCTGCGTTACCAGGCCAACAACTGTCCCATCTGCAGGCTGC cttttaggGCCTTGCTGCAGATCAGAGCTGTgaggaaaaagcctggagctCTTTCTCCGGTGTCTTTCAGTCCTGTTCTGGCTCAAACTATGGACCATGACGAGCACTCG AGCTCAGACTCTGTTCCTCCTGGTTTTGAACCCATCTCTCTATTGGAGGCTCTGAACGGTCTGCGGTCCGTGTCTCCTGCCATCCCTTCTGCTCCGCTGTACGACGAAATCAACTTCTCCGAAGGGCTGGGAGGAGATAGTCGACCGCTTAGCTCCCCAGAACATTTGAGTGACGGAAGTTTGCAGAAAGGCAAAGTCAGCAAGTCACCTGACAG cACCCTTCGATCACCTTCTTCTCCCAtccaggaggaggatgaggagaagCTGTCGGAGATGTCGGACGCTCAGCCGCACACCCTTCTCTccagcagccccgcccccacagaC gCCACGGCAACGGAGGACGCGGCGGAGTCGCTTTCTCCAGACGACG AGGACAGGATGCATTCTGGGGGAGACATCCTGCAGGACTGCAGCAGCGAGCGCTGCGTCTTGACCAAAGCAGAGAGCGACCCGGCGGGCGATCTGTCTCTTCCTG CTCTAGGTCCCGATTCCTGCTCTATTGGTATGGAGGAATAA